GGATCATCTGCTTTTATCAGCAAAATATCGCCGTCTTGCATATTGCGTATGGTCTTTCTCACCATCATTACTGGTTCAGGACAACGTAGCCCCTCTGCTTCTAATGTCACAGTGGCTTCTTCAGGATTAAAATTCATGGGTAAACTCAAATTAGCAGTCGCGTTTGGGCGTAGATAATACTAGTGAAGAAAAAATATTCAACACAACCTTGGCAAAGTTACTTTTTTGTTATAATTTAATTAACAAGTTTGTAACAATGTGTGGCCGAAAAATGACATCACTCGACAGAATTACTATCTATGCTGTGTTGTGCTTTATTTCGATATGTTCTTTTTTTATGGGATCGCCTAATAACCACTCTCTGATGCCTTTGGTTGGACTTGTCGCGGCAGGAGGTGCGTTGTGGGCTGATATGAATCTGAAGAAAAAGAAGCCACTAGTGTCATCACCAGAAGATAATCAGTCACAGTAACCATTACTTCCATAACGACTCCAATAAGCATTACTATCCCGATTTTTCTTGGGCTTCCCCGTCGAAAGGCGGGATTTTTTTATAAAAAAACCACCGATATACGGTGGTTTTCACATCAGTAAAAACGAGTTACTTGGCTAAGAAGAAACGATAAGACGGGTTGTCGGTTTCGTCTTTGTATTGGTAGCTCAACTCAACGAGATGCTCTGAAAAACGAGCGAGATCATCGTTAGATAACTCAAATCCACACAGAACGCGACCATAGTCAGCTCCGTGATTGCGATAGTTGAACAGGCTGATATTCCAATGCGTCCCTAACGTACTCAAGAACTTCAATAATGCGCCTGGGTATTCAGGAAACTCGAAGCTATAAAGACGTTCTTGTAGTGGTTTAGACGGTTTGCCACCGATCATATAACGAATGTGCAGCTTGGCCATTTCATCATCAGAAAGGTCTTGGACTGGATAACCCGCATTATGCAGATCAGCAATGATGCTTTTCAGCTCTTCTTGACCGCCCGCGAGACGAACCCCAACGAAGATATTTGCCAATTGGTCATTGCCATAACGGTAGTTGAATTCCGTGACGGCACGTTCACCAATAATTTGGCAAAATTCGAAGAAAGCCCCTTTACGTTCTGGAATGGTGACAGCCAAAAGACCTTCACGTTTTTCACCTAATTCACAGCGTTCAGATACATAACGTAAGCCGTGGAAGTTGGTATTCGCACCGGATAGAACGGTGGCAAGTTTCTTATCAGATAGCTCGTTTTGTTCTGCGTATTTTTTCAAACCAGCAAGAGCAAGGGCACCGGATGGTTCTGCAATCGCGCGAGTATCTTCGAAAATATCTTTGACGGCTGCGCAGATTTCATCACTAGAGACACACACGTGACCATCGAGGTATTTTTGGCAAAGACGGAACGTTTCGTCTCCAATTCGTTTCACCGCCACACCATCGGCGAACATGCTAACTTGATCTAAAACGACCGGTTTGCCCGCATCAAGAGCTGCTTTCAAACAGGCTGAGTCTTCTGGTTCGACAGCGATTACTTTTACTTCTGGCATCAGTTGTTTGACCAATACCGCGATACCCGCCGCCAAACCACCGCCGCCGACAGGAACGAAGATGTAATCCAAGTTGCTGTTTTGTTGCAGTATTTCTAAGCCAATGGTGCCTTGCCCTGCAATCACTAATGGGTGATCGAAAGGTGGAACAAACGTATAACCATTTTCAGCAGCAAGGCGTTCAGCTTCACCTTTGGCTTCATCAAAGTTATTACCAAACAGCACAACATTACCGCCAAAGCCTTTTACCGCTGACACTTTAATGTCGGGGGTGGTTTTCGGCATAACGATGGTAGTACGAATGCCTAATTTGGATCCCGAAAGGGCCATACCTTGGGCATGGTTGCCTGCGGAGGCGGCAATAACGCCTGCTGCTTTTTGGTCTTCGGTTAGGCTCGAAACCATATTGTAAGCACCGCGCAATTTAAATGAGTGAACCGGTTGGCGGTCTTCTCGTTTAATTTGTACTTGGTTGCCAATGCGTTCGGAAAGGCGAGTCATCTCTTGCAGAGGAGACACATGGGCAACATCGTAAACAGGTGCTTTGATGATTTGGCGCAGATACTCTGCGCCAGTTGGTTTGGATTCGGTCATGCACTTAGTCCTCTAATTTGGATTTATCGCGCACGGCTCCTTTGTCAGCACTGGTTGCCATGCTGGCGTACGCTTTAAGTGCGAATGAAACTTCACGTTGGCGAGAAACAGGTTTCCAACCAAGTTTGTCTTGTTCGATGCGGCGTTGCTCCAGTTCGTCTTCAGTGACTTGGAGATCTATGGTGCGGTTTGGAATGTCGATAGCGATGGTATCGCCTGTTTTCACTAGACCGATGATGCCGCCATTGGCTGCTTCAGGTGATGCGTGACCGATAGAAAGACCAGAAGTACCACCAGAGAAACGACCATCAGTAAGTAGTGCACACTCTTTACCAAGTCCCATTGATTTTAGGTAAGTGGTTGGGTAAAGCATTTCTTGCATTCCTGGACCACCTTTAGGGCCTTCGTAGCGAATCACCACAACGTGACCTGCTTTTACTTTGCCACCAAGAATGCCATCAACCGCGTCTTCTTGGCTTTCAAACACGATAGCAGGGCCTGTGAATTTCAGAATGCTTTCATCAACACCTGCTGTTTTAACAATACAGCCATCCAGTGCGATATTACCTTTAAGAACCGCAAGGCCACCGTCTTGGCTAAAGGCCTTCTCTTTGGTACGAATACAACCGTCGGCACGGTCATCGTCTAGTGTGTCCCAACGGCAATCTTGCGAGAAGGCTTCAGTAGTACGGATGCCCGCAGGACCTGCACGGTAGAAGTCTTTCACTGCTTGAGTGCTGGTTTGCATTACATCGTATTGAGCAAGCTGCTCTTTCATTGATACACCTAGCACGGTTCGAGTCTCATCATGCAATAGGCCTGCACGTTGTAGCTCACCTAGAATACCCATTACGCCACCAGCGCGGTGCACGTCTTCCATGTGATATTTCTGAGTCGATGGTGCCACTTTACATAGGTGAGGCACTTGGCGAGATAGGCGATCAATATCCACCATATCAAAGTCTACGTCACCTTCTTGGGCTGCTGCGAGTAAGTGAAGAACCGTGTTGGTTGAGCCACCCATAGCGATATCAAGCGCCATCGCGTTTTCAAACGCATCTTTAGAGGCAATGCTACGAGGTAAAGCAGTTTCGTCATCTTGTTCGTAGTAGCGTTTGGTTAATTCAACAATGCGACGACCGGCACTTAAAAATAGCTCTTTGCGGTCGGCGTGAGTCGCAACCAATGAACCGTTACCTGGTTGAGATAGACCAAGAGCTTCAGTAAGACAGTTCATTGAGTTTGCGGTAAACATACCAGAACATGAACCACAAGTTGGACAAGCGGAACGTTCTACTTGTTCTACTTGCTCATCGGTTACGGTTGGATCGGCGCCTTGCTTCATCGCGTCAATAAGGTCGAGTTTGATGATCTGATCAGAAAGCTTGGTTTTGCCTGCTTCCATCGGACCGCCAGAAACGAAAATTACTGGGATGTTCAAGCGCATTGACGCCATCAGCATTCCCGGGGTGATTTTGTCACAGTTAGAAATACACACCATGGCATCCGCGCAGTGCGCATTCACCATGTATTCTACTGAGTCGGCAATCAATTCACGAGAAGGCAGGGAATACAGCATGCCGCCATGACCCATTGCGATACCGTCATCTACAGCAATGGTGTTGAATTCTTTAGCGATACCACCAGCAGCTTCGATTTCGCGCGCGACCATTTGACCAAGGTCTTTAAGGTGAACGTGGCCTGGTACAAATTGAGTGAAAGAGTTAACCACAGCGATGATTGGCTTACCAAAATCACCTTCTTTTACACCCGTTGCACGCCAAAGTGCACGTGCACCTGCCATGTTTCTTCCGTGAGTTGTTGTTGCCGAACGATATTTAGGCATTGCTTTGTTCCTTGTTAATTTTATGTGGTTCAACCAAGGCAGTTCTATGTTTTGATTGGCTTGTCTGTGGTTGAACTTTCGTGTTTGCCTGTGCTTTGAGTGCTCGCTTTTAATGCGAGTGAACTGAGTTCCTGCGATATTGCGGACGAACGAAAATCCTCAATATAAGTTCACACCTGATGGGGTATTGACCCAAAATCAGGCATGAATAATAGGCACTCCATTATGCACAAATTTTTTGCTGTAAGTTGTTGTTGGGTAGTTCATCT
This genomic window from Vibrio tritonius contains:
- the ilvD gene encoding dihydroxy-acid dehydratase is translated as MPKYRSATTTHGRNMAGARALWRATGVKEGDFGKPIIAVVNSFTQFVPGHVHLKDLGQMVAREIEAAGGIAKEFNTIAVDDGIAMGHGGMLYSLPSRELIADSVEYMVNAHCADAMVCISNCDKITPGMLMASMRLNIPVIFVSGGPMEAGKTKLSDQIIKLDLIDAMKQGADPTVTDEQVEQVERSACPTCGSCSGMFTANSMNCLTEALGLSQPGNGSLVATHADRKELFLSAGRRIVELTKRYYEQDDETALPRSIASKDAFENAMALDIAMGGSTNTVLHLLAAAQEGDVDFDMVDIDRLSRQVPHLCKVAPSTQKYHMEDVHRAGGVMGILGELQRAGLLHDETRTVLGVSMKEQLAQYDVMQTSTQAVKDFYRAGPAGIRTTEAFSQDCRWDTLDDDRADGCIRTKEKAFSQDGGLAVLKGNIALDGCIVKTAGVDESILKFTGPAIVFESQEDAVDGILGGKVKAGHVVVIRYEGPKGGPGMQEMLYPTTYLKSMGLGKECALLTDGRFSGGTSGLSIGHASPEAANGGIIGLVKTGDTIAIDIPNRTIDLQVTEDELEQRRIEQDKLGWKPVSRQREVSFALKAYASMATSADKGAVRDKSKLED
- the tusA gene encoding sulfurtransferase TusA, with protein sequence MNFNPEEATVTLEAEGLRCPEPVMMVRKTIRNMQDGDILLIKADDPSTARDIPSFCRFMDHQLIEAQTDAVPYLYVIRKGLA
- the ilvA gene encoding threonine ammonia-lyase, biosynthetic, whose amino-acid sequence is MTESKPTGAEYLRQIIKAPVYDVAHVSPLQEMTRLSERIGNQVQIKREDRQPVHSFKLRGAYNMVSSLTEDQKAAGVIAASAGNHAQGMALSGSKLGIRTTIVMPKTTPDIKVSAVKGFGGNVVLFGNNFDEAKGEAERLAAENGYTFVPPFDHPLVIAGQGTIGLEILQQNSNLDYIFVPVGGGGLAAGIAVLVKQLMPEVKVIAVEPEDSACLKAALDAGKPVVLDQVSMFADGVAVKRIGDETFRLCQKYLDGHVCVSSDEICAAVKDIFEDTRAIAEPSGALALAGLKKYAEQNELSDKKLATVLSGANTNFHGLRYVSERCELGEKREGLLAVTIPERKGAFFEFCQIIGERAVTEFNYRYGNDQLANIFVGVRLAGGQEELKSIIADLHNAGYPVQDLSDDEMAKLHIRYMIGGKPSKPLQERLYSFEFPEYPGALLKFLSTLGTHWNISLFNYRNHGADYGRVLCGFELSNDDLARFSEHLVELSYQYKDETDNPSYRFFLAK